DNA from Actinomycetota bacterium:
TGCCCACCCTCGCCGCCTTCAGGGCCATCTCGTAGCTCACGCGGCCGGAGAGCATGAGCAGCTTGTCCTCCAGGGGGATGCCGCGCAGGGCGCACCACCCCACCGCCTTGTCCAGGGCGTTGTGGCGGCCCACGTCCTCCGCCACCACCAGCGCCCGCCCCTCGGCGTCGAAGAAGCCCGCCCCGTGGGTGCCACCGGTGGCGCGGAAGACCTCCTGTCCCCCCGCCAGCTTCTCCCCAAGCCCCAGCACCACGTGCAGCGGGACCTGCAGGCGCGAGGCCACGCATCCCTCCCGGATGTCCCCCAGCGCGGAAAGGTCCGCCCCCCCGCATCCCGTGCGCACCACGTAAGTGGGGGCGAAGCGTTCCCTTCCCCGGGGGCTCTCCACCTCCAGCTCCACCACGTTGCCGCGGTCCAGGGCGGTGT
Protein-coding regions in this window:
- the fdhD gene encoding formate dehydrogenase accessory sulfurtransferase FdhD, which encodes MDAMISWRITRFFRQGGAEEVDDRVAVESPLEIIVNGMPLVALMRLPGMDKELAVGFCLTEKVIESVAQVTLLKHCGSMERELAEGREVEDTALDRGNVVELEVESPRGRERFAPTYVVRTGCGGADLSALGDIREGCVASRLQVPLHVVLGLGEKLAGGQEVFRATGGTHGAGFFDAEGRALVVAEDVGRHNALDKAVGWCALRGIPLEDKLLMLSGRVSYEMALKAARVGIPVVVSLAAPTSLGLRVAERAGLTVVGFCGGERCNLYTHGWRVTP